In Dermacentor albipictus isolate Rhodes 1998 colony chromosome 6, USDA_Dalb.pri_finalv2, whole genome shotgun sequence, the following proteins share a genomic window:
- the LOC135919032 gene encoding high-energy light unresponsive protein 1-like isoform X1, which translates to MLHKRLQPRMYRRDIFPAEATVLPFQEKAASLKPEREWNGKAAKKSGLSPWVILKLTFMYVYSIHIVSNAIAGSIRTSSLSYIIETLTYTVRSLVSTVTTTYFVVKASELSGITDELAQFEGVQPTKLLERAASKRRYLRFSIVCYSCLLIAMTVLFFVLVPAQKYFDKCFYGIDLARAGIPNGPAILIGLIEWDSYNVLVTGSPVLMTNYIYLCDYLRAQMLGFRASVRAVLDSGPLNVTKFEKVRTMCTRLIDVERRLDSLFAPAVLLWFVDLLVNIVLPIRTLINGIASFTLANVMSFFIEVIYSVSFFMILSFSLAQVDKEYKEIEEETFRLRTSVATEDWQLCQQVTLLESNINSSKFTLTGWGLFEVDRSFILTIVGAVATYTVVLIQLTPGQDTY; encoded by the exons ATGTTACATAAGAGGCTGCAACCAAG GATGTACAGGAGGGACATCTTCCCCGCCGAGGCCACAGTTCTGCCTTTCCAAGAAAAGGCGGCTTCACTGAAACCCGAACGTGAATGGAACGGCAAAGCTGCAAAGAAGTCAGGCCTGTCCCCGTGGGTCATCCTAAAGCTCACGTTCATGTACGTCTACAGCATCCACATCGTGTCCAACGCCATAGCCGGCAGCATACGCACCAGTTCGCTGTCGTACATCATCGAAACACTGACCTACACGGTACGGTCCCTCGTCTCTACCGTCACCACAACTTACTTCGTCGTCAAGGCGAGCGAGTTAAGCGGCATCACCGACGAGCTGGCGCAATTCGAGGGAGTCCAGCCGACCAAGCTTCTCGAGAGAGCCGCCTCCAAGCGCCGATACCTCCGCTTCTCCATAGTCTGCTACAGCTGTCTCCTGATCGCCATGACAGTCCTCTTCTTCGTACTCGTACCCGCGCAGAAGTACTTCGACAAGTGCTTCTATGGCATAGACCTCGCCAGAGCCGGCATACCCAACGGCCCCGCCATCCTGATTGGGCTGATCGAGTGGGACTCTTATAACGTCCTCGTCACCGGCTCTCCGGTGCTGATGACCAACTACATCTACCTTTGCGATTACCTTCGTGCACAAATGCTCGGCTTTAGGGCTTCCGTGAGGGCAGTGCTGGACAGCGGACCTCTGAACGTCACCAAGTTCGAGAAGGTCCGGACCATGTGCACCAGGCTGATAGATGTGGAGCGACGACTCGACTCACTTTTTGCTCCCGCGGTCCTGCTCTGGTTCGTAGACCTGCTAGTCAACATAGTCCTCCCCATTCGCACGCTCATTAACGGCATCGCTTCCTTCACCCTGGCGAATGTTATGTCGTTCTTCATAGAGGTCATCTACTCGGTGTCTTTCTTCATGATCCTATCTTTCTCGCTGGCTCAAGTGGACAAGGAGTACAAGGAGATCGAAGAAGAGACGTTTCGGCTGCGTACCTCCGTTGCCACTGAAGACTGGCAGCTGTGCCAGCAAGTCACCTTGCTCGAATCTAACATCAACTCGTCCAAGTTTACGCTGACCGGCTGGGGTCTGTTCGAAGTGGATCGATCCTTTATTCTGACCATCGTCGGAGCCGTTGCCACGTACACAGTGGTGTTGATTCAACTAACGCCGGGGCAGGACACGTACTGA
- the LOC135919032 gene encoding high-energy light unresponsive protein 1-like isoform X2, with amino-acid sequence MYRRDIFPAEATVLPFQEKAASLKPEREWNGKAAKKSGLSPWVILKLTFMYVYSIHIVSNAIAGSIRTSSLSYIIETLTYTVRSLVSTVTTTYFVVKASELSGITDELAQFEGVQPTKLLERAASKRRYLRFSIVCYSCLLIAMTVLFFVLVPAQKYFDKCFYGIDLARAGIPNGPAILIGLIEWDSYNVLVTGSPVLMTNYIYLCDYLRAQMLGFRASVRAVLDSGPLNVTKFEKVRTMCTRLIDVERRLDSLFAPAVLLWFVDLLVNIVLPIRTLINGIASFTLANVMSFFIEVIYSVSFFMILSFSLAQVDKEYKEIEEETFRLRTSVATEDWQLCQQVTLLESNINSSKFTLTGWGLFEVDRSFILTIVGAVATYTVVLIQLTPGQDTY; translated from the coding sequence ATGTACAGGAGGGACATCTTCCCCGCCGAGGCCACAGTTCTGCCTTTCCAAGAAAAGGCGGCTTCACTGAAACCCGAACGTGAATGGAACGGCAAAGCTGCAAAGAAGTCAGGCCTGTCCCCGTGGGTCATCCTAAAGCTCACGTTCATGTACGTCTACAGCATCCACATCGTGTCCAACGCCATAGCCGGCAGCATACGCACCAGTTCGCTGTCGTACATCATCGAAACACTGACCTACACGGTACGGTCCCTCGTCTCTACCGTCACCACAACTTACTTCGTCGTCAAGGCGAGCGAGTTAAGCGGCATCACCGACGAGCTGGCGCAATTCGAGGGAGTCCAGCCGACCAAGCTTCTCGAGAGAGCCGCCTCCAAGCGCCGATACCTCCGCTTCTCCATAGTCTGCTACAGCTGTCTCCTGATCGCCATGACAGTCCTCTTCTTCGTACTCGTACCCGCGCAGAAGTACTTCGACAAGTGCTTCTATGGCATAGACCTCGCCAGAGCCGGCATACCCAACGGCCCCGCCATCCTGATTGGGCTGATCGAGTGGGACTCTTATAACGTCCTCGTCACCGGCTCTCCGGTGCTGATGACCAACTACATCTACCTTTGCGATTACCTTCGTGCACAAATGCTCGGCTTTAGGGCTTCCGTGAGGGCAGTGCTGGACAGCGGACCTCTGAACGTCACCAAGTTCGAGAAGGTCCGGACCATGTGCACCAGGCTGATAGATGTGGAGCGACGACTCGACTCACTTTTTGCTCCCGCGGTCCTGCTCTGGTTCGTAGACCTGCTAGTCAACATAGTCCTCCCCATTCGCACGCTCATTAACGGCATCGCTTCCTTCACCCTGGCGAATGTTATGTCGTTCTTCATAGAGGTCATCTACTCGGTGTCTTTCTTCATGATCCTATCTTTCTCGCTGGCTCAAGTGGACAAGGAGTACAAGGAGATCGAAGAAGAGACGTTTCGGCTGCGTACCTCCGTTGCCACTGAAGACTGGCAGCTGTGCCAGCAAGTCACCTTGCTCGAATCTAACATCAACTCGTCCAAGTTTACGCTGACCGGCTGGGGTCTGTTCGAAGTGGATCGATCCTTTATTCTGACCATCGTCGGAGCCGTTGCCACGTACACAGTGGTGTTGATTCAACTAACGCCGGGGCAGGACACGTACTGA